The following are encoded in a window of Acropora muricata isolate sample 2 chromosome 6, ASM3666990v1, whole genome shotgun sequence genomic DNA:
- the LOC136919269 gene encoding tetraspanin-4-like, translating into MAVEGAARCVKILMFVFNFIFFLGGIGLLGVGIYVHLKIGDYVNLSSVKYVTGSILIISVGAIVAIIAFFGCCGAMKENRCLLGTFFALMLLVFGVEVAGTSLGYVYRGQVSSHFQKDLNNTLYQYGMEGQKGVTDAYDLLQKEEKCCGVFNYTDWKKSNFAKGNGTLVPDSCCKEKSEGCGNISEGTSGIYTEGCFEKTLSLLRKNLLIIAAIGVAVAVVQLLSMIFAMVLICNIKEQNTYA; encoded by the exons ATGGCAGTGGAAGGAGCAGCAAGATGTGTAAAAATTctcatgtttgttttcaacttcatCTTCTTT cTTGGTGGTATTGGGCTGCTCGGTGTGGGAATCTATGTCCACTTGAAGATTGGTGATTATGTTAATCTTTCATCTGTGAAGTATGTTACAGGCTCCATTCTCATCATAAGTGTTGGAGCGATTGTTGCCATTATTGCTTTCTTTGGTTGCTGTGGAGCCATGAAAGAAAACAGATGTCTTCTTGGAACA TTCTTTGCACTGATGTTGTTGGTATTTGGCGTGGAAGTTGCTGGAACATCATTGGGCTATGTGTATCGTGGACAG GTCAGCAGCCATTTTCAGAAAGATCTGAATAACACTTTGTATCAGTATGGCATGGAAGGCCAAAAAGGAGTGACTGATGCGTATGATTTGCTGCAGAAGGAA GAGAAGTGCTGTGGAGTATTCAATTACACTGACTGGAAAAAGTCCAATTTTGCCAAGGGTAATGGCACTCTTGTTCCAGACAGCTGTTGTAAAGAGAAGTCTGAAGGTTGTGGAAACATTTCAGAGGGAACAAGCGGGATCTATACTGAA GGATGTTTTGAGAAGACCCTTAGTTTGCTCAGAAAAAACCTATTGATCATTGCTGCCATTGGGGTTGCAGTAGCTGTTGTTCAG CTTCTGAGCATGATATTTGCTATGGTGTTGATTTGCAACATCAAAGAGCAAAACACATATGCCTGA
- the LOC136918992 gene encoding putative neuropeptide Y receptor type 6, whose product MSNSTNSEIEDPVKSAFYAVAFVLGLLGNLLVIIIVVARRKRRTANDLFILNLAISDLMYLFVCLPTNIYMMFADIQYDFFCRLIWPLMTVTVNISIFTLTSMAVFRCQVILNPFKPEKRQRYIFVWIIGIWLLGLILVIPLMLVTKPKLAKPQGCTEVWPSYKYRQAYTVSLFVLQYFLPLTIIAVAYVRIGLDLVRQAERQVPVNMANLERRKENMQVIKTLATIVILFAICMLPAQLAWILYDFALDDHETLINFLFSFSPSLLYFHSCLNPIAYGTLTKHFRHGYIRFFSFIFCCQFASFFKRQRGTEHLAFGRLLKTCRGRKQKLTEESDKESWIQNNNSETEMNDETTGDPKISQLMEKETVL is encoded by the coding sequence ATGTCAAACAGCACTAATTCCGAGATAGAAGACCCGGTAAAATCTGCATTCTATGCAGTTGCTTTCGTACTCGGACTTCTGGGTAATTTACTGGTTATTATTATCGTGGTTGCGAGGCGAAAGCGTCGGACTGCTAATGATTTGTTTATTCTCAACTTGGCCATTAGTGACTTGATGTACTTGTTTGTCTGCCTTCCTACAAATATTTACATGATGTTTGCGGATATTCAATACGACTTTTTCTGTCGTTTGATATGGCCCTTAATGACCGTAACGGTAAATATTAGCATATTCACGTTGACATCCATGGCCGTATTTCGTTGCCAAGTTATTCTGAATCCTTTCAAACCAGAGAAGCGGCAACGATATATCTTTGTCTGGATAATAGGAATATGGCTGCTTGGACTTATTTTGGTTATTCCACTGATGCTAGTCACAAAACCAAAGCTAGCCAAGCCACAGGGCTGCACGGAGGTATGGCCATCTTACAAGTATCGACAAGCATACACGGTCAGTTTGTTTGTACTGCAATACTTCCTTCCACTGACCATTATCGCTGTCGCTTACGTGCGCATCGGCCTCGATTTAGTGAGACAAGCTGAAAGACAAGTGCCCGTCAACATGGCCAACTTGGAGAGGAGGAAAGAGAACATGCAAGTCATTAAAACACTGGCGACAATTGTGATATTATTCGCTATTTGCATGCTGCCAGCACAGCTCGCCTGGATACTATATGACTTCGCTTTGGATGATCATGAAACTTTGATaaattttctattttcattttctcctTCCCTTCTCTACTTTCACAGTTGTCTGAACCCAATAGCGTACGGGACCTTGACAAAGCACTTCCGGCACGGCTACATCCGgttcttttcattcattttctgcTGCCAGTTTGCTAGTTTCTTCAAAAGGCAGCGGGGAACAGAACACTTGGCTTTTGGCAGGTTGTTAAAGACCTGCCGTGGCAGAAAGCAGAAACTGACAGAAGAAAGTGACAAAGAATCTTGGatacaaaataacaatagcGAAACAGAAATGAATGACGAAACAACAGGTGATCCTAAAATAAGTCAACTGATGGAGAAAGAAACAGTTCTTTGA
- the LOC136919270 gene encoding methyltransferase-like protein 27, with protein sequence MEGDGYQCNKHETLEDLLEFYKKAASNYDKDVKEHRGYIGHETSVEVFVRTLKQYNFSGDEMILDVGAGTGLVGEELSKRNFTNIDALDASEELLGEAKKKGIYKKHFVDVLGPEKHLNLQDNYYDAAIAVGVFTLNHVKAEGAMDEMARVVRPSGFVCFSIREDVLFEEKYGYQEKMNQLCKQQVWKLVSQTKEQYHNKNDFLKCFLYIYQVL encoded by the exons ATGGAAGGAGACGGATACCAATGCAACAAACACGAAACACTAGAGGACCTACTTGAGTTTTATAAGAAAGCGGCTTCCAATTATGATAAG GATGTTAAGGAGCATCGCGGATACATTGGACATGAAACTTCAGTGGAAGTGTTTGTGAGAACcttaaaacaatacaatttctCAGGAGATGAAATGATCTTAGATGTTGGAGCTGGGACAGGACTTGTTGGAGAGGAGCTTTCTAAAAGGAACTTTACCAACATTGATGCTTTGGATGCATCTGAAGAGCTCCTGGGTGAAGCAAAAAAGAAGGGAATTTATAAGAAACATTTTGTGGATGTGTTAGGTCCTGAAAAGCATTTAAACTTACAGGATAACTATTATGATGCTGCTATTGCAGTTGGTGTATTCACCTTGAATCATGTCAAGGCTGAGGGAGCCATGGATGAAATGGCACGAGTTGTGCGACCAAGTGGTTTTGTCTGTTTCTCCATTAGGGAAGATGTCTTATTTGAAGAGAAATATGGCTACCAGGAGAAAATGAACCAGTTATGTAAACAACAGGTCtggaagcttgtttcccaaacTAAGGAACAGTACCATAACAAGAATGATTTCTTGAAGtgttttttgtacatttatcaAGTTTTGTAG
- the LOC136919268 gene encoding uncharacterized protein gives MLDQVLATFTEGAVFYLGVPLLHKLCRILGSVSKDMLLLTCALPSWLSVKKSEVESCESQEGLGLNVLQQTKVQSGSCPSLALSQRCRILMLDDENNGLCLLGWSHVTRNIAKSYELIKVDLAPVLIHNSDVPCFNFSAQCNMAKGLYNHLEHENIFTDSLQVSHERKMMSPTHTSLQETSQWCKMREMKLGVDCNVHSLQAFPDDMFDLDEISITDCIYNQKGQLVSMNICFNICHSDTSSVATSEDSTFSDSGSDCEDFIVFESSCSDEDLQCTEVDFMCELHPDTCTKSQMSACTFHHGDAMFGRKMDALEILQPNMETNNKEYVFKRNSLTENEKSNDSSVSIETNGNTKKKKKVHFMPDDHLVTIHQLFVWKFAYGQARKGTWEANASDRLRFKRRVMELEEILTPVLLAKRRKFERT, from the exons ATGTTGGATCAAGTCTTGGCGACATTTACGGAGGGTGCAGTTTTTTACCTGGGAGTGCCTCTCCTACATAAATTATGTCGGATTCTCGGGTCTGTAAGCAAAG ATATGCTCCTTTTGACATGCGCATTGCCAAGTTGGCTTTCTGTGAAGAAGTCGGAGGTAGAAAGCTGTGAGTCTCAAGAAGGTTTGGGATTGAATGTGTTGCAACAGACAAAGGTACAAAGTGGAAGCTGTCCATCATTGGCACTGAGTCAAAGATGTCGAATACTTATGTTGGATGATGAAAATAATGGACTGTGTCTGCTGGGATGGAGTCATGTTACAAGAAATATAGCGAAGTCATATGAACTTATTAAAGTAGATCTTGCTCCAGTGTTGATTCATAATAGTGATGTGCCATGTTTTAACTTTTCTGCACAGTGTAACATGGCAAAAGGCCTTTATAATCACCTTGaacatgaaaacatttttaCGGATAGTTTACAAGTCAGTCATGAGAGGAAGATGATGAGTCCAACACATACTAGCTTGCAAGAGACATCTCAGTGGTGCAAAATGAGGGAAATGAAACTAGGAGTGGATTGCAATGTGCATTCATTGCAGGCATTTCCAGATGACATGTTTGATTTAGATGAGATATCCATAACTGACTGCATTTATAATCAAAAAGGTCAACTTGTGAGCATGAATATTTGTTTCAATATCTGCCACTCAGATACTTCAAGTGTTGCGACTTCAGAAGATTCAACTTTTAGTGATTCAGGCTCAGATTGCGAGGACTTCATAGTTTTTGAAAGTTCTTGCTCTGATGAAGACTTGCAGTGCACAGAGGTTGACTTTATGTGTGAATTGCACCCGGACACTTGCACAAAATCACAAATGTCAGCTTGCACTTTTCATCATGGAGATGCAATGTTCGGGAGGAAAATGGATGCATTAGAAATCTTGCAACCTAATATGGAAACTAACAACAAAGAGTATGTCTTCAAAAGAAACAGTTTGACAGAAAATGAGAAAAGCAATGATAGTTCTGTTTCCATTGAAACAAATGGCAACactaagaagaaaaagaaagttcatttTATGCCAGATGACCACCTTGTCACCATTCATCAATTATTTGTTTGGAAATTTGCTTATGGGCAGGCACGCAAAGGAACTTGGGAAGCGAATGCTTCAGATAGGCTTCGTTTCAAACGTAGAGTTATGGAACTTGAGGAGATACTAACTCCTGTTTTGTTAGCCAAAAGGAGAAAATTTGAAAGAACTTAG
- the LOC136919265 gene encoding neuronal PAS domain-containing protein 2-like gives MATMANSETAGSSNEDEAKKACLLRNRNEKKRRDRFNNLVNELSASLPLEGKRLSKNNVLKFAIEHFRQNQLVANSENARGEKVFGKWQPDFLTNEEFRQTMLDGLGGIVLAVEEYGKIIYVSSNVFSCLGYDEDDILKTNILDYVHMDDRRTIYSLLGTIYGNWVASNPVGINRFTLRVRCGPLNRGSCGEFATLRCVSRISTAENMLSTSDQRDPCVVLLGKTVIFPRVNSSVLISDTKRASKFTSRFDKEWKFECVERSATLTLGYYPIELLGTCLYEYCHADDLANLSEYHNMLLYSGVITTCCFRMLTKGQVWIWVRSRCHVSYSQLDAKPESIISITWPIKSTDFTANQEETINRDRKLFSQMLEKHGGKQFPSTTFVYGTQDNEASDASRLLSSQCMTSSSFPSCSSESHFTPAQGSSLVSINNNSNGSQPVPNYSSVIVPYSESTLAGMGAYMDTAAVLAQSNDLSLPNDPLTSSVEGLDENSLLLEEQIEMPESLSFSQWALHLHLREQYKSLTESIRQQSEQVTTIRKQLSIQKELSELSEELEMQERLKRQNLRNTFDETRAIIQQKMKELQEIHAQHIVGPT, from the coding sequence ATGGCTACCATGGCGAACAGTGAGACAGCCGGTTCTTCAAACGAAGATGAAGCCAAAAAAGCTTGCTTACTCAGAAAccgaaacgaaaagaaaagaagagataGGTTCAATAATTTAGTTAATGAACTTTCGGCTTCTTTGCCGCTTGAAGGGAAGAGACTTAGCAAAAACAACGTTTTGAAATTTGCCATAGAGCACTTCCGGCAAAACCAACTTGTCGCCAACTCCGAAAATGCCCGCGGAGAAAAGGTGTTCGGAAAATGGCAGCCGGATTTTCTTACAAACGAGGAATTTCGTCAAACCATGCTGGACGGATTGGGAGGTATTGTTCTGGCAGTGGAGGAATATGGCAAGATCATTTACGTCTCGAGTAATGTGTTTTCATGTCTTGGCTACGATGAAGATGACATCTTGAAAACTAACATATTAGATTATGTGCACATGGATGACCGAAGAACGATCTATTCACTCTTGGGAACTATTTATGGTAACTGGGTCGCCTCAAATCCAGTGGGAATTAATCGCTTTACTCTGCGTGTTCGATGCGGTCCGCTGAATCGAGGTAGTTGCGGCGAGTTTGCAACTCTTCGTTGCGTAAGCAGGATTTCTACAGCAGAGAACATGCTTTCCACTAGTGATCAGAGAGACCCTTGTGTTGTTTTACTTGGAAAAACTGTAATTTTTCCGAGAGTCAATAGCTCTGTGTTAATCTCTGACACCAAGAGGGCTTCAAAATTCACTTCAAGGTTTGATAAGGAGTGGAAGTTTGAATGTGTGGAAAGAAGTGCTACTTTAACCCTTGGGTACTACCCCATCGAGTTACTGGGGACATGCCTATATGAATACTGTCATGCCGATGATTTAGCCAATCTTTCAGAGTACCACAATATGTTACTTTACTCTGGGGTGATCACTACATGTTGTTTCCGCATGCTGACAAAGGGACAAGTTTGGATCTGGGTGCGAAGCCGTTGCCATGTGTCATACAGCCAATTAGATGCTAAGCCTGAGTCTATTATAAGCATAACATGGCCAATAAAAAGCACAGACTTTACTGCTAACCAAGAGGAAACGATCAATAGGGATCGGAAACTTTTTTCTCAGATGCTCGAAAAGCATGGTGGGAAACAGTTCCCTTCCACTACTTTCGTTTATGGTACACAAGATAATGAAGCAAGTGACGCATCAAGATTATTATCATCACAatgtatgacatcatcatcgTTTCCTTCATGTTCATCAGAATCACACTTCACACCTGCACAAGGCTCTTCTCTGGTGTCGATTAACAATAATTCCAACGGCTCACAACCAGTACCAAATTACAGTTCTGTTATTGTACCATATTCAGAGTCCACCCTTGCAGGAATGGGGGCATATATGGACACTGCAGCAGTTCTAGCTCAATCTAATGACCTATCCCTGCCAAATGATCCTTTGACCAGCTCTGTGGAGGGTTTAGATGAGAATTCTTTGTTATTAGAAGAACAAATTGAGATGCCAGAGTCCCTTTCATTTTCACAATGGGCTCTTCACTTGCATCTTAGAGAACAGTACAAAAGCCTCACAGAGTCAATTAGACAACAATCTGAGCAGGTAACAACCATTCGCAAGCAGCTCTCAATTCAAAAAGAATTGTCAGAGCTAAGTGAGGAACTTGAGATGCAGGAAAGGCTGAAACGACAGAATCTTAGAAATACTTTTGATGAAACAAGAGCTATTATTCAGCAAAAGATGAAGGAGTTGCAAGAAATCCATGCCCAACATATTGTAGGACCAACATAG
- the LOC136919266 gene encoding circadian locomoter output cycles protein kaput-like gives MRKEDDEELDGEGGLKRSNRNLNEKKRRDRFNILLSQLAGIVANKNEPRKLDKTTVLRQAINFLENHQSHVRTRPDTSRFSATWQPSFTTDGEFNLIVLEALDSFVLSLDNDGHIMFASQSVLPLLGYLPDELRGTSLVKYMDDRDASRIWPEIRLALERENTGGDSKNSFHFQMLCGNHYAKISRKVVNCETTVISNNDFNQSEQRNSKVIIVVGKVLHPPQPDRVVITADCQDNQFSYRLTMDWKYVHVDHRASSIIGFLPFEVLGTSFYEYCCDEELFNIAQYHRILIHLGKVTTCYFRHLTKGQSWVWLRSSCYISYNQWNSKPESISGTATVVSFEEVCAEQSKLLKHDREYFNRVVPARKGGDPLSSICWPSSPVNEKNETMQHEVHLEESDDAVEVTSYEQKETKKSIFMPHDVLKSLMTTPSDQLLEIISTHSDLHFESDDEQTDNHLRWLENIKIPSGLSRMQLTRHLKLLEEYRKIAEQIRKQEKQLKLIRKLIEWGNLLLEVDSNIGVVGESSADSEASSMSNLS, from the coding sequence ATGAGAAAGGAAGACGATGAAGAACTCGATGGCGAAGGCGGGCTAAAAAGGTCCAATCGAAATTTGAACGAGAAGAAGCGAAGAGATCGATTCAACATACTTTTATCTCAACTCGCAGGAATCGTTGCAAATAAGAACGAGCCGCGAAAACTCGATAAGACAACAGTACTCAGGCAAGCTATAAACTTCTTAGAGAATCACCAATCACACGTCCGCACTCGCCCGGATACCAGCCGGTTCAGTGCAACTTGGCAGCCGTCATTTACGACTGATGGAGAGTTTAACCTGATCGTTTTGGAAGCGTTGGATTCCTTTGTACTTTCTCTGGATAATGACGGACATATTATGTTTGCCTCTCAAAGCGTGCTTCCTTTGTTGGGTTATCTCCCCGATGAATTACGAGGAACCAGTTTAGTTAAATACATGGATGATCGCGATGCCTCAAGGATATGGCCCGAGATTCGTTTGGCTTTAGAACGCGAAAATACCGGAGGCGACAGTAAGAACTCGTTCCATTTTCAAATGTTGTGTGGTAATCATTACGCTAAGATCTCAAGGAAGGTTGTTAATTGTGAAAcgacagtcatttcaaacaATGATTTTAATCAGAGTGAACAAAGGAATTCGAAGGTGATAATTGTTGTTGGAAAAGTTCTGCATCCTCCTCAACCGGACCGCGTTGTTATTACAGCCGATTGTCAGGATAACCAATTCTCGTATCGCCTTACTATGGATTGGAAATATGTCCATGTGGATCATAGAGCATCTTCTATTATTGGATTTCTTCCATTTGAGGTTCTAGGAACATCTTTTTACGAGTACTGTTGTGATGAGGAGTTATTCAACATTGCTCAATACCATAGAATTTTAATTCACCTGGGAAAAGTGACAACTTGTTACTTCAGACATTTGACCAAAGGTCAGTCGTGGGTTTGGCTCCGCAGTAGTTGTTATATTTCATACAATCAGTGGAACTCTAAACCAGAGTCCATATCTGGAACTGCAACAGTTGTAAGTTTTGAAGAAGTTTGTGCCGAGCAATCAAAGTTACTGAAACATGATCGTGAGTATTTCAACAGAGTGGTGCCCGCCAGGAAGGGGGGAGATCCTTTGTCTTCCATTTGTTGGCCATCATCACCAGTTAATGAAAAGAATGAAACAATGCAACATGAAGTTCACTTGGAGGAGAGTGATGATGCAGTTGAAGTCACAAGTTATGAGCAGAAGGAAACCAAGAAATCCATTTTCATGCCACATGATGTTCTTAAATCTCTTATGACAACCCCTAGTGACCAGTTATTAGAAATTATAAGCACGCATAGTGATTTACACTTTGAGTCAGATGATGAACAAACAGACAATCATCTTCGTTGGTtggaaaatattaaaattccatCTGGTCTGTCAAGAATGCAACTAACAAGACACCTGAAATTGCTGGAAGAGTATAGGAAGATAGCAGAACAAATTAGGAAGCAAGAGAAGCAATTGAAATTGATTAGGAAGCTCATTGAGTGGGGCAATTTACTTTTGGAAGTTGACAGCAATATTGGAGTTGTTGGAGAATCGTCTGCTGATTCTGAAGCATCCTCTATGTCAAATTTAAGCTAG